The following proteins are co-located in the Corynebacterium aquilae DSM 44791 genome:
- the mihF gene encoding integration host factor, actinobacterial type, whose amino-acid sequence MALPKLTDEQRKEALAKAAEARKARAELKENLKRGNTNLKEVLDKAQSDEIIGKTKVSALLEALPKVGKVKAKEIMDELEIAQTRRLRGLGERQRRALLERFGFASED is encoded by the coding sequence GTGGCCCTTCCCAAGTTGACCGACGAGCAGCGCAAGGAAGCCCTCGCGAAGGCCGCTGAGGCTCGCAAGGCACGCGCTGAGCTGAAGGAGAACCTCAAGCGCGGCAACACCAACCTCAAGGAAGTTCTGGACAAGGCTCAGAGCGACGAGATCATCGGCAAGACCAAGGTCTCTGCCCTGCTGGAGGCTCTGCCCAAGGTCGGCAAGGTCAAGGCTAAGGAAATCATGGACGAGCTGGAGATTGCTCAGACCCGTCGCCTGCGTGGCCTGGGTGAGCGTCAGCGTCGTGCCCTGCTGGAGCGTTTCGGCTTCGCTTCCGAGGACTAA
- the coaBC gene encoding bifunctional phosphopantothenoylcysteine decarboxylase/phosphopantothenate--cysteine ligase CoaBC — protein MSQSTPEVPAPVRVVVGVAGGIAAYKACHLVRLFGETGHDVRVVPTPAALEFVGKATFEALSGNPVSTTVFDAVDEVRHVAVGQQADVVVIAPATADVIARLAAGRADDLLTATCLVATCPIVVAPAMHTEMWNNPATQDNVATLRRRGLTVLEPAHGRLTGKDTGPGRLPDPEQIFALTEYVRQAGALPRDMEGLNVVISAGGTREAIDPVRFIGNHSSGKQGFALAEIAAQRGARVTVVKGATVEMPTPIGAQVIPVTSALELEEKINELAPRNDIIVMAAAVADFRPHHAANSKLKKGQSSDALSHIDLVENPDILAGVVATRHQGAIPADTTIVGFAAETGDTQKTAADYGRIKLAKKGCDILMVNEVGEGKVFGQATNQGWLLDSRGAEQLVPAGTKYQVASQILDAVVAHRAAQN, from the coding sequence ATGTCTCAATCCACACCTGAAGTCCCCGCACCCGTTCGCGTTGTGGTCGGCGTCGCCGGCGGAATCGCCGCCTACAAGGCGTGCCACCTCGTGCGGCTTTTTGGTGAAACCGGGCACGATGTGCGCGTGGTCCCCACCCCAGCAGCCCTGGAATTCGTTGGCAAAGCCACCTTCGAAGCGCTGTCCGGAAACCCCGTATCAACCACCGTGTTTGATGCCGTCGACGAGGTGCGCCACGTCGCCGTCGGCCAGCAGGCTGATGTGGTCGTGATCGCGCCAGCGACCGCAGACGTCATCGCCCGCCTGGCGGCAGGGCGCGCAGACGACCTCCTGACCGCGACCTGTCTCGTCGCGACCTGCCCAATCGTGGTCGCACCCGCCATGCACACAGAAATGTGGAACAACCCAGCCACCCAGGACAACGTGGCCACTCTGCGACGCCGCGGCCTGACAGTCCTCGAGCCGGCCCACGGTCGCCTCACCGGTAAAGACACCGGGCCCGGCCGGCTGCCGGATCCCGAACAAATTTTTGCGCTCACCGAATACGTTCGCCAGGCGGGAGCACTGCCCCGTGACATGGAAGGTCTCAACGTGGTGATCTCTGCCGGTGGCACCCGCGAAGCTATCGACCCGGTACGTTTCATCGGCAACCATTCCTCCGGAAAACAAGGCTTCGCCCTGGCCGAAATCGCCGCCCAACGCGGCGCCCGGGTCACCGTTGTCAAAGGCGCCACCGTCGAGATGCCCACCCCAATCGGGGCGCAAGTTATTCCCGTCACCAGCGCGCTTGAGCTCGAAGAAAAAATCAACGAGCTAGCCCCACGCAACGACATCATCGTGATGGCCGCAGCAGTAGCCGACTTCCGACCCCACCACGCAGCCAACTCCAAACTCAAAAAAGGCCAATCCAGCGACGCGCTGTCGCACATCGACCTCGTCGAAAACCCCGACATTCTCGCCGGAGTTGTCGCCACACGCCACCAAGGCGCCATCCCCGCCGACACCACCATCGTCGGCTTCGCCGCAGAAACCGGCGACACCCAAAAAACCGCCGCCGACTACGGGCGGATCAAACTAGCCAAAAAAGGCTGCGACATCCTCATGGTCAACGAAGTTGGGGAAGGAAAAGTCTTCGGACAAGCCACCAACCAGGGGTGGCTGCTGGACTCTCGCGGTGCAGAACAACTAGTTCCGGCAGGCACAAAATATCAGGTAGCTTCCCAAATCCTGGACGCGGTCGTCGCGCACCGCGCAGCCCAAAACTAA
- the metK gene encoding methionine adenosyltransferase has translation MHVGNNSQNLRLFTSESVTEGHPDKICDAISDTILDAMLAQDPNARVAVETVVTTGLVQVVGEVKTSGYVEIPRLVRNKLCDIGFTSSDVGFDGNSCGVSVAIGEQSGEIGAGVSTPTDKADHTDEQADGQIGAGDQGLMFGYATNETPEYMPLPISIAHQLARRLTDVRKNDIVSNLRPDGKTQVTIAYDDQNRPVRIDTIVVSTQHDREVTQERLKDQIRTQVVDYVLEQAGVQHLVDDELQLFVNPSGSFILGGPMGDAGLTGRKIIVDTYGGMARHGGGAFSGKDPSKVDRSGAYAMRWVAKNIVAAGLADRAEVQVAYAIGRANPVGLYVETFGTAKNGLKDSDIQQAVEKVFDLRPASIIRELDLLRPIYAQTAAYGHFGRTDLDVPWERTDRAEQLRAAAGL, from the coding sequence ATGCACGTGGGTAACAACTCCCAGAATCTCCGCCTGTTTACCAGTGAGTCCGTCACTGAAGGCCACCCGGACAAAATTTGCGACGCCATCTCCGACACCATCCTGGACGCCATGCTTGCCCAGGACCCCAACGCCCGCGTCGCAGTAGAAACCGTCGTCACCACCGGTCTGGTACAGGTCGTCGGCGAAGTAAAGACCAGCGGCTACGTCGAAATTCCCCGCCTGGTGCGTAACAAACTGTGCGACATCGGATTCACCAGTTCCGATGTTGGATTCGACGGCAACTCCTGCGGCGTTTCCGTCGCCATTGGCGAGCAGTCGGGCGAAATCGGTGCCGGTGTTTCCACCCCCACCGACAAAGCCGATCACACCGACGAGCAGGCCGACGGCCAGATTGGTGCCGGCGACCAGGGCCTGATGTTCGGCTACGCCACCAACGAAACCCCGGAATACATGCCGCTGCCGATCTCCATCGCGCACCAGCTGGCCCGCCGACTGACCGACGTCCGCAAAAACGACATCGTGAGCAACCTGCGGCCCGACGGCAAAACCCAGGTCACCATCGCCTACGACGACCAGAACCGCCCCGTGCGCATCGACACCATCGTCGTGTCGACCCAGCACGACCGTGAAGTAACCCAGGAGCGGCTCAAGGATCAGATCCGCACCCAGGTTGTCGACTATGTTCTCGAGCAGGCTGGCGTACAGCACCTCGTCGACGACGAACTGCAGCTGTTCGTCAACCCCTCCGGAAGCTTCATCCTGGGTGGCCCCATGGGGGATGCAGGACTGACCGGCCGCAAGATCATCGTCGACACCTATGGCGGCATGGCCCGCCACGGCGGTGGTGCTTTCTCCGGCAAGGATCCCAGCAAGGTTGACCGTTCCGGCGCCTACGCAATGCGCTGGGTTGCCAAAAACATCGTGGCTGCAGGCCTTGCTGACCGCGCTGAGGTTCAGGTCGCCTACGCCATTGGCCGCGCCAACCCCGTCGGCCTGTACGTTGAGACCTTCGGCACCGCGAAAAACGGACTGAAAGACTCCGACATCCAGCAGGCTGTGGAAAAGGTCTTCGACCTGCGCCCCGCCAGCATCATCCGCGAGCTCGACCTGCTGCGCCCGATCTACGCACAGACCGCCGCGTACGGCCACTTCGGCCGCACCGACCTAGATGTGCCGTGGGAGCGCACGGATCGCGCCGAGCAACTGCGCGCAGCCGCCGGCCTCTAA
- a CDS encoding primosomal protein N': MPTSRIPAPHLPVAQVLPLLPLAHLDRAFDYHVKEEQHDIAQPGVKVRIFFHGRRVDGIILSRSAEAEYDGKLAWIEKVISPEVVLPPDSLRLVEAVAERYAGTRSDVIRLAIPPRHAGAESSDTTTAWEELGSVTEPDLSDWLTYRYGESFVDAVLAGQPARAVWQWIPHDSHMQALAALATKVAAGGGGVLIVVPDQKTLDRTVKELKSHVGAKQITELSASLGPQARYRRFLSILHGQGRLVVGTRSAMFAPVHNLRLCVLLDDGNDNLVDRLSPYPHAREVLATRSAHTGCAFIIGGFARTAEAQLLVETGWAHELVAPREVLRSRMPLIRASGDNDFEMARDPLARVARIPRQAFDAMRKALADDRPVLVQVPRTGYMPSLQCGHCRTPARCRHCHGPLAIPSGSAGPGGQDYALPECRWCGRPDGHYVCNECGQSGLRAHVTGAARTAEELGRAFPQIPVLSSGGSRVLDEVPAKAALVISTPGAEPRVAVPDKDTDSPDAAYASYGAAVFLDTWALLMLQDLRATERALKRWLDAAALVAPHDHGGQVVIMADPALPVVQRLIRFDAAGAAAAELATRRDTELPPSVSMAAIDGPGRSLDAIQQLIELPPGSVYLGPTDLPLGVKLPGEYDEKRFGPAQRLLVRAPISQRAALARALKHAMSQRAAQKDELPIRLQVNPIQFG, encoded by the coding sequence ATGCCAACCTCCCGAATCCCCGCGCCACATTTGCCGGTTGCCCAAGTGCTTCCGCTGCTGCCGCTGGCGCACCTGGACCGGGCGTTTGACTACCACGTCAAAGAAGAACAACACGACATCGCGCAGCCTGGCGTGAAAGTCAGGATCTTCTTCCACGGGCGTCGCGTCGATGGCATCATCCTCTCCCGATCCGCCGAGGCCGAGTACGACGGCAAACTGGCCTGGATCGAAAAGGTCATCTCACCGGAAGTCGTTCTACCCCCAGACTCTCTAAGGCTCGTCGAAGCCGTCGCCGAACGCTACGCCGGCACCCGCAGCGACGTCATTCGACTGGCCATACCGCCACGACACGCCGGTGCCGAAAGCTCCGACACTACAACCGCATGGGAAGAACTGGGTAGTGTCACCGAGCCCGACCTTTCAGACTGGTTGACCTACCGGTACGGCGAATCCTTCGTGGACGCTGTACTGGCTGGGCAGCCCGCGCGTGCCGTCTGGCAGTGGATTCCCCACGACAGCCACATGCAAGCACTAGCAGCACTTGCCACCAAAGTTGCTGCCGGTGGCGGGGGAGTGCTCATCGTCGTTCCCGACCAAAAAACCTTGGATCGAACGGTAAAAGAACTCAAGAGCCACGTAGGCGCGAAACAGATCACGGAACTGTCCGCTTCTTTAGGCCCCCAGGCCCGCTACCGTCGATTCCTTTCCATTCTCCATGGTCAGGGAAGACTTGTCGTCGGCACGCGTTCCGCCATGTTTGCGCCAGTGCACAATCTTCGGCTGTGTGTTCTGCTCGACGATGGCAACGACAACCTCGTCGACCGGCTTTCTCCCTACCCCCATGCCCGAGAAGTCCTGGCAACCCGCAGCGCGCACACCGGATGTGCCTTCATCATTGGTGGATTCGCGCGCACCGCAGAAGCACAGCTGCTAGTGGAAACGGGATGGGCACACGAACTGGTCGCCCCCAGAGAAGTCCTGCGCTCCCGCATGCCACTGATCCGCGCCAGCGGTGATAACGACTTTGAAATGGCGCGCGATCCCCTCGCGCGGGTAGCGCGCATCCCCCGCCAAGCCTTCGACGCCATGCGCAAAGCGCTTGCCGACGATCGGCCAGTTCTCGTGCAGGTTCCCCGCACGGGATACATGCCAAGTTTGCAGTGCGGCCACTGCCGAACCCCGGCGCGGTGTCGCCACTGCCATGGCCCCTTGGCGATCCCGTCGGGTTCAGCGGGCCCAGGCGGGCAAGACTATGCGCTCCCGGAATGTCGGTGGTGTGGTCGCCCCGACGGCCATTATGTGTGCAACGAGTGCGGACAATCCGGGCTGCGCGCACACGTCACTGGTGCGGCACGCACCGCAGAAGAACTGGGACGAGCTTTCCCGCAGATACCGGTTCTTAGCAGTGGCGGATCCCGAGTGCTCGACGAAGTACCAGCTAAAGCGGCGCTAGTGATCTCCACCCCGGGAGCCGAACCCCGGGTGGCAGTGCCGGACAAAGACACCGATTCACCTGATGCCGCGTACGCATCCTACGGCGCTGCTGTCTTTCTCGACACCTGGGCCTTGCTGATGCTTCAAGATCTGCGGGCAACAGAGCGTGCCCTGAAGCGTTGGCTGGATGCTGCAGCTCTCGTCGCTCCGCACGATCACGGTGGGCAAGTCGTCATCATGGCTGATCCGGCGCTGCCTGTCGTGCAGCGACTCATTCGCTTCGACGCTGCCGGCGCTGCGGCAGCGGAACTAGCAACCCGCCGCGATACTGAACTACCGCCAAGCGTGTCGATGGCTGCCATCGACGGCCCTGGTCGCAGCCTGGATGCTATCCAGCAACTCATCGAACTTCCTCCCGGGAGTGTGTACCTCGGCCCGACAGATCTGCCACTGGGTGTGAAACTCCCAGGCGAGTACGACGAGAAGCGCTTTGGTCCCGCCCAACGACTGCTCGTGCGAGCTCCCATCTCCCAACGCGCCGCCCTCGCACGTGCCCTCAAGCACGCAATGTCGCAACGCGCCGCGCAGAAAGACGAACTGCCCATACGGCTGCAAGTCAACCCCATCCAATTCGGCTAA
- a CDS encoding AEC family transporter codes for MIGVIEGFSIIFAVIAVGYILSRTGIIANDSQRLVLNKVAFYAATPALLFSVVSHSAPNHLFSPVIGVQALSAAITASIFAAISLLVFRTDKESTVMGAAASCYVNSNNIGLPVGIYVLGNAAYVPPLLVVQLTVFTPIILALIAPGSVGSALRQALLSPIVVASAAGVAVSLGGVHLPEVIDEPLKILGGASIPMILISFGASLHDARPLRDATERAAALTSTGLKILAMPAISALLALTFGLRGDALYACVILAALPTAQNVYNYAATYQKGMVVARDTILLTTFISLPAMLAVAVIFGR; via the coding sequence ATGATTGGCGTTATTGAAGGTTTCAGCATCATCTTCGCAGTGATCGCGGTGGGCTACATCCTGTCACGCACGGGGATTATCGCCAATGACTCTCAGCGTCTTGTGCTTAACAAGGTGGCCTTTTACGCCGCCACGCCCGCCCTGCTGTTTAGCGTCGTCTCCCACTCCGCCCCCAACCACCTCTTCTCACCGGTCATCGGCGTTCAGGCACTCTCCGCGGCAATAACCGCCAGCATTTTCGCCGCGATATCTCTCCTCGTGTTTCGCACCGATAAAGAATCCACCGTGATGGGCGCCGCTGCGAGTTGCTATGTCAATTCCAATAACATCGGTCTTCCTGTCGGCATCTACGTTTTGGGCAACGCCGCCTATGTTCCCCCACTGCTGGTAGTCCAGCTCACCGTCTTTACCCCTATTATTTTGGCGCTCATTGCTCCCGGCTCCGTCGGTAGCGCACTGCGCCAGGCGCTATTGAGCCCCATCGTGGTGGCCAGCGCGGCGGGCGTCGCGGTAAGCCTAGGTGGAGTGCACCTCCCAGAGGTGATCGATGAGCCACTGAAGATTCTTGGCGGAGCCTCGATTCCCATGATCCTGATCAGCTTTGGCGCTTCCCTGCACGATGCGCGCCCTCTGCGGGATGCCACGGAAAGGGCAGCCGCACTAACTTCGACTGGTTTGAAGATCCTGGCGATGCCTGCAATTTCAGCCCTCCTGGCTCTCACCTTTGGCCTGCGTGGCGACGCCCTGTACGCCTGCGTCATTTTGGCAGCATTGCCCACCGCCCAAAACGTGTACAACTATGCCGCAACCTATCAAAAAGGAATGGTCGTCGCTCGCGATACCATCTTGCTTACGACCTTCATATCCCTCCCGGCCATGCTGGCGGTGGCCGTAATTTTTGGCAGGTAG
- the rpoZ gene encoding DNA-directed RNA polymerase subunit omega gives MNDEIFDPPVGITAPPIDNLLKHVSSKYALVIFAAKRARQINSYELQQEEGVFEYVGPLVNHTKEEKPLTIALREIDRGLLEHQEG, from the coding sequence GTGAACGACGAGATCTTCGATCCGCCGGTAGGTATTACCGCTCCGCCGATCGACAATCTGCTGAAACACGTGTCTTCCAAGTACGCGCTGGTGATTTTCGCTGCGAAGCGTGCTCGCCAGATCAACAGCTACGAGCTGCAGCAGGAGGAAGGCGTCTTCGAGTACGTGGGTCCCCTGGTGAACCACACTAAGGAAGAAAAGCCGCTGACGATCGCACTGCGTGAGATCGACCGCGGCCTCCTGGAGCACCAGGAAGGCTAA
- the gmk gene encoding guanylate kinase, giving the protein MSGDNPKGQLVVLAGPSAVGKSTVVHRLREEIPEMYFSVSMTTRAPRPGEQDGVDYFYVTPEQFQENIDQGRMLEWADIHGGLQRSGTPAQPVEDALGQGRPVLVEVDLIGARAIAALKPEAHTVFLAPPSWDVLVERLTGRGTEPQDVIDRRLETARGELAAQDEFRHIVVNDNVDDAVSQIRAILMGEV; this is encoded by the coding sequence ATGTCCGGCGATAACCCCAAGGGACAGCTGGTCGTTCTGGCCGGCCCCTCTGCCGTTGGTAAGTCCACGGTGGTTCATCGCCTGCGCGAGGAAATCCCCGAGATGTACTTCTCGGTGTCGATGACCACCCGCGCACCCCGCCCCGGGGAACAGGACGGAGTTGACTACTTCTACGTCACCCCGGAGCAATTCCAGGAAAACATCGACCAAGGTCGCATGTTGGAATGGGCAGACATCCACGGCGGTCTGCAGCGATCCGGCACCCCAGCCCAGCCTGTCGAAGATGCGCTGGGCCAGGGACGACCCGTTCTGGTTGAAGTCGACCTGATCGGCGCCCGCGCCATTGCTGCACTCAAGCCAGAAGCACACACCGTTTTCCTGGCGCCGCCGTCCTGGGACGTTCTCGTTGAACGCCTCACCGGTCGCGGAACCGAGCCGCAGGATGTCATCGACCGTCGTCTGGAAACTGCGCGAGGTGAACTCGCCGCACAAGACGAGTTCCGCCACATCGTTGTCAACGACAACGTCGATGACGCAGTGAGCCAGATTCGCGCCATTTTGATGGGCGAAGTCTAG